The Lates calcarifer isolate ASB-BC8 unplaced genomic scaffold, TLL_Latcal_v3 _unitig_752_quiver_1444, whole genome shotgun sequence sequence aaaaaaataagacaaatagTAACATCAGCATCAAGACTATGGTGTTGTTGTCTCAGTGCTTTTCAAAATTTAGACTGCATGGCACATAAACCCTTTAACATCCTCATTATGCTGCGTCTCATTTTCCTCCCTGGTGTCTTTTGGACACAGATCAAAACATCAGAAgtgatttttaattatttttagaACCAGATACTGGAGCATCCTGACTCTCCTGTGTGGGTAGATTTAGGCAGCAAAACAGGTAAGGTTAAGGAGAGATCATGGttttagttaaatgttaatCAGTGCTTTAGTTACTACGACTATAAGTGGCTATTGTATTGCAaggaaaacaaattacattaaatttCTCAGTGAATATTTTGCAGATGTGTTCAGTATAAACATTATGCAACTTTGCAGATATGACGATAAGGATTAATCAGGTTGCATTACATTTCTCtcaaaatatatttgctgttgcaattACAGTAATACTTCATATGAATACGTAACTTTTTGTTGACAAGGTTGACTTCTATGAtgtatttattgtcagtgtATTTATATGCATTTTCAATTTGACCAAAAAATAGTgtagttagcactgttgcctcacagcaagaaggttctgggtttgaatcCTGCTTATGTCATCCCCTTGCTGTCTTCTTCTACAATGGTTTGATGGACATCTGAGATTCACTTAAAATCTGTGCTGCATTTGGATGAAAACCTTGACTACTGTTAGGTGATCTTCAAGGCCTGAAGGGCTATGAAACGTCAGGGAGTCTTGATTGTATCATTAGTACAAAAGATGAGAAACGCACACATCAAAATGAGTTTCTGTATGAATTTGAAATGAGGAATAGGCCATGCATGTGCAGAGTCATGCTTCATTTGATATTTAGAGACCCAGTTGTTCACATGGTTTGCAGAGTTCAAGAAGCAGAAAATTGAGTcatcatatactgtaaatcattTGCAAATTGGTCTGGCTTCCAGCTGCCAGGCTCAATCAGTTCTGAGCGACCACCCGAGTGGATACTATGATACTATAACTACAACACCTGTTTTAATCAGAGACCAGAGATCCTTATGGAGTCAGCCAGTAGAGTGCAGAAGGAGGATAAGGTcagatttgaaaaaagaaaaacatcaagaaatgaaaataaaatgattctaaaaaaaatgtatctacCATCATATTGTAAGTTGGTGCAGACAATGTCACATGATAATACctacagtaccagtcaaaagtttggacactAATTCTTATTCAGTGGTTTTTCTCTATTTCTATTACTTTCTCCTTTgcacactcttggcattctctcaaGTAGATTCCTAAATTATCAGACTATAATTTTAATACATGGGGAAGTGTCTGGGTGCTCCACAGCTTCCATTTGCCTTACTGTGGTATGTCTTTCTTACCTTGTGCAGACCAGACAAACACCAGGCTGAGCAGGGCCAGGCAGGGCCAGGGGGCATAGGTATTGGGGAATGGAGGCCACAGGGCAGAAGCTTCTGTTTCTGCAGTGCCAACATATGCCTGCTGCCTGACTCCCTGGCCAGGTTCAACAACCTGTCAGACACCCACAGGAGAGCCCGCGAGGTGGGGAAGAGGATCCGCAATGGCGCCAGTCGGCCTCAAATAAAAATCTACATTGACTCACCAACCAACACTTCCATCAGGTGAGGAGAGCTTTCCCCCGGGCTCCTCCTGCGTATGTCCTAGCAGTAGTTAAAGGACATTATTGCAATCATAAATACCAatcaaacaaatatattttgatttgatttattcttctttctttctgttcaaTTCATCAGCGCTGCATCCTTCAGCAGCCTCGCCACAGGTTTCCGTCGCACCTCCTCTCTGGACCAGCGTccagaccaaacacacaccaccaacgGCCCAGCAGACACTGAAACCGAACCCCTCACCGAGTGCCCAATACACCCCTCAGGTGCTGCCGACTGCCCTGTTCATCCTGCTGCAGGAGACCAGGGCTCCTCTGGGTGCCCCCTTCACCCAGATGGAGCAGACACCACAGCAGACTGCAACCTCCACCACACAGGGACTAACAACAGCTCAGACTGTCCCATTCACACCTCAGGGGAGGCTCCAGACTGCCCCATGCATTCCACAGGGCCTCAGAGTGCCCCTGGCCATCATGACTGTCCCATGCATGGTGAAGGGGCCCAGCCAAAATCCTCCACAGACTGCCCACTTCATACCTCAGGGGTTCAAATCAGCATCAGTGCCCCAGACCCAGAcccccaggaggaggaggccgaAACAGGGAACCATCGGCCCGGGGACCAGGCAGGAGGAGACACAAGCAGCATGACTGCCTCTAGGGAATCCCTTGCTCGTTACCACGGAGGTGACAGCGTTGTAGGGATATCCTCCAACAATACTCTCTCTCACGTTCCTCGCACATCAATCTTTAAGCGCCCAGGACGAAAACGCCGCCATGGAGATGAGACGTTTGACCATGAAATCTCCGCCTTTTTCCCTGCCAACTTGGATTTCCTGGCCCTACAGGAAGTGTTTGACCATGGATCGACGACTAGACTGCGCCGGCAGTTGCATCGCTACTTTCCCTACGTGCTAAGTGATGTCGGGAGGTACGGCTGGAAAGGCTGCTGCTCCAGGTTCAAATTCCTGAACAGTGGGCTGATGCTGGCTAGCCGCTACCCAATTCTGGATGCGCGGTATGAGTGCTACCCCAATGGGAGAGGGGAGGATGCACTGGCAGCCAAGGGGGCGCTGTTTGCCAAGGTCAgaggttttcattttttatttttacttcacCACCCTGGTTCTGTTCTGTTATATGAATATGTATAAATGGACAGATATAGTATTGTTATTATCACCTAACTCCCAGTAAGAAAGCAAGTtagtgtgtttcccaaaatgtcaaactggtAAAGAATGACCACCACACAATCAggaaactaatgaaaaaaaaaatctctcatcTTCACACAGATGATGTGAAACTGTCATATTTTCAAATTCAACTTCCATGAAATAATGTGATTACCATTCCTGCAACTTCATTATAATGTTTTAGACACACAACCTTCTTGTCATGGTTACACAAATTAGTTTAACTGTAAAGGTCAGTACATTTCCCAGGCTATATTTATACATGGTTACTTCTTGGAAGCCTTGACAAGACTTCAGGACGAGGGGACAACGTCGACTCCTCACTGTTTTCCTGGAAGATTTTTTGAACTATAGTTACAATACAGGTGCATTAGGGAaaagattctttttttctaaagtcctttcatttcaaactgagcTGACATAGAGCTAAATGTCACCGTGGACCTAATTTCTGCTTTTCCTGCAGCAGACATGTCTATGCTCTGAACGCTTGGTGCCATTTCAGCCAAACGCTAATCCTGTCATCTCTGAAAGCTGCTATCTGTAACCTTGGCAAGGTGGTAATTGAATCCGCCCATTCAGCCTATTTTTACTAAATTAACTTATTATACATTTGTGAAAGAGGGTGTGAGCATGAAAGAGAGTGtgaaagagggatggagagtCATAGCTAAAATGACCTACCAACAGTGGGCATTAATTACTTTAGATCTTTGTAGTATGCTGACAGTAAGTAATATTTGGATAATaaagatacaaacacagacactaacAGATTGGTAAGGAGActttaaaaatcacaatcatttatttttacatttactggcTTGTCCCAGATTCTTCTTCCACTTGattattttcacacagtttgaATCAGCCACAAGTGACTGGGCCTCCCAGAGTTAGTCAGTCAGAGGAATGTCAGATTTTGTGTAAGTAGGTATACTGTGATTCTGTTTAGAGCTGTACctaatgatcatttttattAGTGATGACCCTCTTGACTAGTTATCAGTAATAAAAAAcgtccaaaatccaaagaaatTCAGTTCACAAACTAATTTATTTGAGAAGATGGAGACAGTGAAAGTTTTTTTGTTCGATAAATGACtaatgataaatgattaaaatgattaatcaatattacaactaaattaaattaaatggcATTGTTACATTTTATGTTGAATTGAATTGATGAAGAGACATGTTGTTTTCCCTCACTTAGATATCTTATTAAAATGTGTGACTGTAACACATTCTTACCAACAGTTATTTGGAGtcacttgtgttttctcctcactgGTGACTGTCTCTGTACACAGTCGTTATTTATGGATGCGGATGAGAGTTGTTCCAGTcactccacctcccagtaacaaCTGAGAGATATCCAGTCATGTTTCCTACTGCAGTTAGACACTACCATGTTAGCACTAAGTTATAGAGTCCATTAGGCGCCTCCAGTAGTAAGACAGATCTCAAGTAGATATGACATGACATGATGTGCAGTCTTAATGCATAGTGGAAGCACTTTCACAGTGGTCCCACTGTGCCAGCCTGGGAATCAGAGTGGGTTTATGACATGGCTACCAGCACGCTCATGTAGGCTACATTCAGAGTGAAGGGGCCTCTACAGTGGCTACCAGTGTACATTTTCCTATTTGATTCATGCTTCCTTTGAACCATATGTTGCataacaagaaaacacagagtaaGAAAAAGCAGTAGTGCTCAGTGTAAAGCTGACACAGACAACGTGCAATGAATCAGTGATGAAGCGAGCAATGGTTAAGTATGTcctattgtgtgtgtatgtatgtgtgtgtgtgtgtgtgtgtgtgtgtgtgtgtgtgtgtgtacctgcataTGTGTCTGCCCCTGTGATGAGTATTGACATTCTGTGAGTTCATTAATCAGCCACATACTGTGACTGTCAGGATGTGAGTCTGGAGCTGATCCAGGACCTGCTGGGATGGATCCGCTTTATGTGACCTGATGCTGATGATGgatacttgtgtgtgtgcgtgtgtgtattgtaGGTGTGTGAGCATCCATTTGTTTATGTCCGTACATGCTCTTACATATACTAGATCTAATAAAGACACACTCCATCACAGCTTGCATGCTGACAGTCTCATCCTGTTAGCCCTGCTGCCTGCTGACTGTCACTGCAGTTTACAAGCTGGCCCCATATTCCTGTTTCACCTCCTTCTTGTACATGAGGTCACTCCAGGTCCCTGTGACAAGCTGGCCATCAGCCAGCTGGCACGTACATGTCTCAATGCAAGAGTCATGTCAAATAGTCTCTCTGGTCGCCCGTTATAGCTTTCCTtctctagatttttttttttgttatcactatatatttttattgcaaAAAAGTTCCAACAAAAAATAGACTGAAGCTTGTATAACTATTAAACTTTTTGTTGGGATTAAATTGGTGCTTCATTAGCCAGCACTTGCTTGAGCTGCTAAAGCAGCATGTGTGCaaattttctctgctgctctcagagcAACATTAGTTTATTCAAACATCTAGACACACCCACTGAAAGAGAGTTCATTCTCGACCTTGGGAGTAGCAGTTTGATCAAATAATCTTAAACCAAGAtctatttaattaaaattttctGGCTGTTGTGACCTTCATTTGTGCATAAGGTTGGCcgagttgtcatggagatggttCAGTTGTCAGCTGCCTATTTGTTGTGTTCATTGAGTCTCTTGCCCAGGGCGCAGTATTCCCAACACCATATGAGTTGTTTGGAAATGTTCACTGAGTGATAGTTTAGGTGTGATGATTTTCCTATGTGAATCTCTACATTGTACTCAGCCACCCATATCCTAATAAAAGGCCCCATTACCTAAATAATGATATGATATGAGCAGTTAAAGACTCTCAATTTCTGCAATGGACTTTGGGGTAATTGGCTCGTTGATGTTCTGCTTAGATATCATATGTTGCTGTGGCCATTGTTAATTGAATAGTGTGATACCCAGACATTGTATTTATTGAAGATGCTACCAATTCATAATGTCAGTAATTCTGtaaattcagtttattatccAGAGGAAATGTCTTCATAGGTCAGTTTTTCTGAGTTTGTCTTGGACTACACACCCGAACAAGCTAATTGTGCACAATAGAGTTCAAATGGACATTTGAGATGCTGTTAAGAACcactttgtgtttcatgctCTAAGCCATCAATAAAGAGGGAGCTGTTAGGGTCAGATAGTTTATTTCTTACAGTGAGCTCTGTCTTGACTGCATGGTATCAGTTTTTGGTCTTTGCTGTAACCTGCCTGTCTCCCAGCCAGCTGTAGGCTTTGATGTGCCTGTTGTTCAGTCCTTGCGCCTCACTGCCCGCCAGATGTCTTGGCAGCTTTCCGTGGCAGCATCTCATGCTGAACCCTCGCCTCCCCTCCATGAACCTTTGGTCATTCTCACTCATTACTACTCAACACTCTGCCTTGCTTCCCTGCCAGCTGGGATGCATCTCATTAGATGCAATTCATTTGATGTACCTGATGTTCACGCTGCGTTTCCCTGTGCAGCTACCAGATACTGTGTTCTTTCATATCAAAGCTAGTCAGAAGTCATTGTTAAAGTGGCTTTCTCTATTTTGCACTTTATTTCCCTAACAAAATCTATTATCCGCTAGCTATATTTtgagggttgtgtgtgtgtgtgtgggggggctTGAGTGAGATgtgggtacaccctggacagatatTACCACTGTGCCACATCCCAGACACAACCTGTCAGTCAAAACATTACAGGTAGTGTGATAACACAATCTTccatagatatatagatatagaaaGTTTGAGATTCCATAGGACATGCTCATCTCTTTGTCTGTTCAACCATAGCTGTCAATGTTCATATTAACTACTCAGTTGCTATGtttattataaacacacacataaactctTTTATAAACTATTTTAATCAATTGGTAATGATGACTCTGGGATACCACTGCCCATAATGGTTTACACATGCATATGTGATGCATTGACACCATGAACACTATAGatgttcacaaacacacttcctCTACACcaatgaaacagacagagatgtttATAGGCAAACAGTcaattaaatgtgtgtttacatctaTTTATCGCTGTGTAAGGGGAACCAAGTTTATACACGTGTACACTTTCACAAAGGTGAAATTATTAAGCGGTGATTTATAAAGCAGAACCATGTACATGCACAGCTGCATAAATCATAAAAGTTCATATGCATATTACTGCCAACAACATACACAGAGAGTTTTTGCCTGTGGACCCAGGTGTTGCAATAACTATTTCATGGCCCCTGTGAGTCAAAATGGGCATTTATTTATGTATCAATTCCATGAATTACTAGAGTAACATTTTTTAGTTAGAAAAAATTGTATTGGAACCAAAGTAATGACTTGTCAAGGGGTTAGAAATTGTCCTCTGATACAGTCATGCATTCTGTGTGGGATAGGGAAATTATTTTGACTTGAGGGATCAACCAATGACTTTCAATTCAAAAAATCAGTTTAAGCATATTGGATTATTCCTGTAGTTTGCTTCCCACAATAGACTTCATGGATGGAATTAATGTTCACCTTTTTTATTTAGTACTGTAACCTTGAACTTTCCATTACCTTAATCAGATCATGGACAGATATGTAGAAAGTGAAAATTCCAAATACAGTCATGAAACATTCTTCAGAAATTTGCATAGTAAATGAACGTTGAATGAATGTTCCAGAAGGCTCAGTTTGAGGGTGTTCTTGTTTCTTTGGTGCTGTATCACACTGAGATACAAGATGGAGTTTACTTTATTTCAGTTCGGGTTACTTTGGGTTAATGTATCTAGCATATGATTTACATTAGCTGTTACAATTAACTGACTTTTGACTATGACTTGACTATGATAAAAATCAGCCATCCTCTGCTATTG is a genomic window containing:
- the LOC108879803 gene encoding sphingomyelin phosphodiesterase 3, coding for MVLHITPYSSACLHFLDGLSWSLVFPCYWLLDRLLASCVATSLEKRQRSQDPCSFLTLCVLISAPLYLLLLLASLPFALLGFIIWAPLQAVRQPYLYTYRRPDKHQAEQGQAGPGGIGIGEWRPQGRSFCFCSANICLLPDSLARFNNLSDTHRRAREVGKRIRNGASRPQIKIYIDSPTNTSISAASFSSLATGFRRTSSLDQRPDQTHTTNGPADTETEPLTECPIHPSGAADCPVHPAAGDQGSSGCPLHPDGADTTADCNLHHTGTNNSSDCPIHTSGEAPDCPMHSTGPQSAPGHHDCPMHGEGAQPKSSTDCPLHTSGVQISISAPDPDPQEEEAETGNHRPGDQAGGDTSSMTASRESLARYHGGDSVVGISSNNTLSHVPRTSIFKRPGRKRRHGDETFDHEISAFFPANLDFLALQEVFDHGSTTRLRRQLHRYFPYVLSDVGRYGWKGCCSRFKFLNSGLMLASRYPILDARYECYPNGRGEDALAAKGALFAKVHVGTSHQEQRVVGYLTCTHLHAIEGDASVRCEQLDLLLRWGAEFRHSSSQPPEGEKVLEDLVAFDVILGDLNFDNCSSEDKLEQQHALFTQYKDPCRLGPGEDKPWALGTLLDPSGLYDDEVSSPESLQK